The following coding sequences are from one Natrarchaeobaculum sulfurireducens window:
- a CDS encoding MarR family transcriptional regulator, with product MSATEHDSDVEGEQTTITDLSPSAKLVYKVLEYEGELTQEEIATESRLCARTVRYALGKLEDSDLIASRVCLDDARQSNYWIRD from the coding sequence ATGAGCGCAACCGAACACGATTCCGACGTCGAGGGTGAGCAGACGACGATCACCGACCTCTCTCCCAGTGCGAAACTCGTCTACAAAGTCCTCGAATACGAAGGCGAGCTGACCCAAGAAGAGATCGCAACCGAGTCACGACTCTGTGCGCGAACCGTCCGGTACGCGCTCGGCAAACTCGAGGACAGCGACCTGATCGCCAGCCGCGTCTGTCTCGACGATGCCCGACAATCGAACTACTGGATCCGCGACTAG
- a CDS encoding lipid II:glycine glycyltransferase FemX produces MTVELRVLNPRTEADEWNRYVERSGGTNPFFRAEALRLQAADTGTRPHLLVGFKGQEAVGIFPIFEYTRGPFTGAFSPAPRSWSPYLGPAVLNVEKLKQRKADRRIKRFLEGCLEWVDEELSPIYSKFIAAEFDDVRPFVWNDYEVKPGYTYVVDLEGDEEELLNRFSGDARNNIRNADEDAYVVEEGDITDVERIVEQVDRRYENQDRSFHLSTEFAQKAYHRLPDGSLRPYVCRIDGEFVGGILVVESARTRYRWQGGVKPDTDLELPVNDLLDWYVMRDGLRNEIARYDMVGAGVPSINRYKAKFNPRLETHYEITDGSLGLDLVVDQYRKLR; encoded by the coding sequence ATGACCGTCGAACTCAGGGTTCTCAACCCACGAACCGAAGCCGACGAGTGGAACCGCTACGTCGAACGTTCCGGCGGGACCAACCCGTTCTTTCGGGCTGAAGCCCTCCGTCTTCAAGCCGCCGACACTGGCACGAGACCGCACCTGCTGGTTGGGTTCAAAGGCCAGGAGGCCGTCGGGATCTTTCCGATCTTCGAGTACACGAGGGGACCGTTCACCGGCGCGTTCTCACCGGCTCCCCGCTCGTGGTCGCCCTATCTCGGTCCAGCCGTGTTGAACGTCGAGAAACTGAAACAGCGCAAGGCCGACCGCCGGATCAAACGCTTTCTCGAGGGCTGTCTCGAGTGGGTCGACGAGGAACTCTCGCCGATCTACTCGAAGTTCATCGCCGCAGAGTTCGACGACGTCCGCCCGTTCGTCTGGAACGATTACGAGGTGAAACCGGGCTATACGTACGTCGTCGACCTCGAGGGAGACGAAGAAGAGCTGTTGAACCGCTTTAGCGGGGACGCCCGGAACAACATCCGGAACGCGGACGAAGACGCCTACGTCGTCGAGGAAGGTGACATCACCGACGTCGAACGCATCGTCGAACAGGTCGACAGACGATACGAGAATCAGGACCGCTCGTTCCACCTGAGTACCGAATTCGCCCAGAAGGCCTACCATCGGCTCCCCGACGGATCGCTCAGGCCCTACGTCTGTCGCATCGACGGCGAGTTCGTCGGCGGCATCCTCGTCGTCGAATCGGCCCGGACCCGGTACCGGTGGCAAGGCGGCGTCAAGCCCGATACGGATCTCGAGTTACCGGTCAACGACCTGCTCGACTGGTACGTCATGCGCGATGGTCTCCGGAACGAGATCGCTCGCTACGACATGGTCGGTGCCGGCGTCCCGAGTATCAATCGGTACAAGGCGAAGTTCAATCCGCGGCTCGAGACCCATTACGAGATCACCGACGGCTCGCTCGGGCTCGACCTCGTGGTCGATCAGTACCGAAAGCTGCGCTAG